In Haliotis asinina isolate JCU_RB_2024 chromosome 15, JCU_Hal_asi_v2, whole genome shotgun sequence, the sequence gaacctctgcatggtttgtttgccaagtttaatcggttaaataatttaaaagcgaaagtgagttgtgattggttcgctcaactttcCAGCGtatacacctgattggataaaaatccagccaagggaggtaataaaagtATCCtcctgagccgtagatgcatccagggtatagtggagacttatcggaacgtatgccCTGGAGAGAATGCACTGGTTTAAGAATAGATTTATTTAGCTGACTCTATTGCActgtaaaacacatttttcagctCCTTCAGAGTAAAGACTCCACATCTGGAATAATAAAATGAATGAACAAATTGATTATCCCTCATGAAATAATGTTGCCACGATCTGAGACTTACAAACTAAATTATGTGTTATACGCTATGTATGTCTTTTAAACCGCCCCGGCTGCTCAGGTGCATAGATCGTGGCTCATGACGtaagtcattggattgtctggtccaaatccAGTTGTTTAATTAATAATCTCTTGCAATTATTTTTATAGGCAGCATATACCGCTACTTCAAATAATATTCATCATTTTAGTTAAAATATTTCGTTAAAATATCGCCTATATGGCATTGTGGAGTACCTGTGACCTGTGATTACCTTAAAACAGACAAATCAAACCTGCCAAATATCGCCTATTGTCGTTTCtgtgttcaaaaacatatttcgaatttctgattttttttaaaaatttagcaaTCCGTTTCCGCAATATCAGTTCCACAATTTTTAACAAGCACCTACAGTCAACATGGCGAATTTCAGGTGGAAAAAGAGTGCGGAAGCCTTGGAAAAAGAGATCGAACAGGACAAAAAGCTGATCGATTCAGTTAAAGCCGGCGATGAAAAATCTGTAACAGATCTGCTGAATGAGGGTGCATCACCGGATGCCACGGAATACAACAGGAGTTTGTTCTATGCATCAAAGAATTACCTAACCCCTCTTCAGTTGGCTGTAAAATTGAACTTCCCGAAAGTTGTTGCAACTTTAATTGATCACTGTGGTATGGTGTATGCTGCGATTTGTCGTTAGATTGCTGAGAACTATAATGTCGTGTATATATGGTGTAGAAATAGGCTAACATCTGATTTGAATCGCATGACATGTAAAGTTGTCTATTTTCTCTTTGGTTGACTACCGGGTTAATCTACTCTTGATTTACTCAATGTTCTTGCGCTCAGAGGCTCATAGCATAATGAAAAGGACGACACATATAACTAGGAGCACTTGACATCACGAGTAATGGCAGAAACGTTTCAGTTTCTAAGCATTCTTATAATGGATTTGACCATGGTATTTCGGACTGataatgaataaatgatatcCCGGTGTTAAGAGTTTCCGACAATTAagacaaaaacataatttttatcTTTATGATCATTTAAGctttgattttgctaacctttAGTGATAAcaatatattcatctatttcacacaaatatatcaTGTGTTTCCTACTAAAATATGTTGATGATGTATCGGTGAAACTGTGTCAGCTtgtcaccagagaccatataatatatggtctctgttgtCACATACAGATATTTTGTACCGTATGTGTTTTCAATTCAACGATGAGCCCTACTTTTCCCTCTGCACTGTGAGAGGGTGTTTTACACATAACTTGTCACAAGCAAGATGACTGATCTTGCTGAATTTCAGTCGCTGGTTTGTGTTACACAGGCAGCTGTTTTTGCATCAGAAGTGGTATTAACAATCTAGGGTTAAATGATATTATTGTGTAACTGCTCTTTCCATCACTTTAACTGCCATATTTCAATTGTCAAAAAAATGTCTCTCATCAGAAACTGGGCATCcgccctaccgatgaaactgtttgaGCACTCCGATCGTGCACATACTTCCCCTATATTGTGCTAGCAATGTAATCATCGAAATCACCAGAACATCAAATTCAGCTCGCTTTGGGATATATAGGACTAGACATCCTCTTCTTGCATGATCAGGGGTTATATTCAATCATTAGTAAGTAATGAGTACGATGAtggagcaagaattagcctaGAAACATCATGTAAAGAATATCAATTTAttatccataaaatgtgtcatgttttgATGAGTACAAGTACTGCTATTCTTGTTAGCAAGCAAAAAATGATTATTGCAGCGGATGTCAATGCCAAAGATCGCTTTGATGTGACGGCTGTGCATATGGCTGCTGAGAAGGGTCACCTGGAGTGTCTTCAACATTTACTGGAAGGTGGAGCAGATTGCAATGTCAGCACAAAATACTCGAAATATGGATCCTACACTGGTGAGTGTCACAAATATAGATACAGGCTTATGTAGCTGCCATACTGATTGGTTTCCATGTTCAGTTCAAGTAATGTCACTGTTCACAGCGATTATGAACAGGAAGAATGCTTTAACAAcaccagtattttcacttctatgtatatatttaccATCACAGTACAATCATAGATTTCCATTTATCACCATGTGCAATGGTGAACAATTTGCATTGTGCCCAAGAATCCATGGTAACATTATAAACTGAGAGTTTTTAAAGTTGAATAGTTTCACTGTGTATCTTACCATGTTCATCCGGTGCTTCAGCCACTCCTCATCCTGGTGGGACGACGGCGCTCCACCTCGCCGCCACGAACAACCACGTCAAGTGTACAGTGGAACTCATCTGGTACGGTGCAGACTACAATGCTGTAGACGAGTACGGCCGCACCAGTTTGTACATCGCTGCACAGAACGGCTTCACAGAGTGTGTTCATCAACATCTGAACAATGCAATACGCATGGACATCCTGTCAATACCAGTCAAGGACACAAGTAAGAGGAAGCGTCAGCAATGTCagtgttaccatggtgacaGTGAAGTCCTCACACATGAATATCCGTGTTTGATAGGTCTTCaccaaccatgcttgtcgtaagatggatggtcaggcttgctgacttggttgacatgtcatggtatcccagtgagagggtcagtgctcatgcttttgatcactggattgtctggtccagacttgattatttgcaagCCGCTTGACAATCAAATGGTCAACTTACTACATACGCCTTTTTATGTTTATGTCGTTTTTCTTGAGCTCCATCAATGGGGATGGAAACGCCTGTGTATTCACTGGGAACCACTACATCTATAGTATCCTATGGTTATGTTATCCAGCTTGATATTTTATGTTCCCCATAGCTGAATTAGAAAATACGATATGCCATTgggattgacatccaatgattgagaTAGAACACAAAGTGCCTTCAAAAAACTGCTATGCAAGTGTTAACATGATTATGTTGCTAAACTTGCCAGATATCTGGTGGAATATTGATTATATATCTGTTCTGTGCTCTGTAGGATACATCCAAGTTTGCATTTATGGTCAGGGATTTTAGTCAGGAATGGAACATATCTTTTGGGAATGATTTTCCTAGTTTGTTACACAACTGAGATCTGTTTCCTTGCATCTCAGATGAAACACCCCTCCATGAGTGTGTGCGTCATGGTTTGTCTTCATGTGTCGCCTCGCTCCTGGAACATGGCTCAGATGTCAACCATCGCAACGATGCCGGAATGAGCGCCCTCCACCTTGCAGTTGTCTCAGGGGAAAAATACTCAAAAAGAATTCTTCGAGATTTGACGACAAAGGGATATAACACAGACGTGAATCTCGCAGACAAGCAAGGTCAGTACAAGTTATCAACTGTAGTATTTATAGGAAAAGGCCTGTAACAGTGTGATCCTTACGCTGTGCTCTGATGGAGACTTTCAGTATCTACAGTTCAGAAGGGAGGGGGTTGTTTGTTGAATAGACCTCAGGCTGAGTTCATTTTGACTACTCCACTGTCTAATTATGCACTCGTAATTACGAAGCCGAACAAAATTTGAACCCTTGATTTGATCATTTGCAATTtgattcttcatacaagtaaaacaTCACTTCATTTAACTCCCAGAGTTTAAGTGAGTTGGCTTTCTTAGTGTGAAATCCATCATCGGTTTGGGAATATCTACTAACACATGTTTCACCTTATTTCAGTCAAAATTATGTTCTGGCTCAGtggaaatattgaaatgaaatagtgataatggttgTAGAAGATCGAACCAAAGGTGTCAGATTCAAGTTTCAATGAATCGAACTGAATCGTTATAACTGTATTGTCTGATAGCAATATGCTGATATAGTAATGTTTGTTGCAGGAAGCAGTCCCCTCCATTATGTGTGTTTCAATGACCACTCTAATCAGGAACGGCGACCAGATGCTGCGGCATTCCTCATCGCCTACGGTGCAGATTTCCACATCAAGAACAAAGCTGGTGACAGCCTCCTACAGCAGGAACTCAGAAACCAGAAGGCAGAGCGAGCAATTCTGGAGTCCATAGTGAACTGTTCCTTGAAATTGCCAAGTCTTGAACTTCTGTGTCCGACAATGTGTGCCAGCAACCCATCCCAGCAGGGATATAACAGGAATGAAAATGCATCCCCTTCAGGAGTGTCGAAATACGAATGGTACCGTTCTTTTTGTCGTGATCCGAGAACACTTCAACACTGTTGTCGGTATGTAATACGACAAACGCTTGGAGGTCAGAGGTTACGGAAAGTCCCAACACTGCCTTTACCGACCACGCTGAAAGAGTACCTCTTGCTGGATGTTGAGACCTTCTCATGAAGGTGTGTGAATCACCAGAAGGTTGATGGAGAAAACTTTGAGACGAATGTGAATTCAAGAATAATTTCCAATTTGGTGACTGAAAAACAGTTTTTTCGTTCAGCCTTTGCACAGTCAGATATGATCTTAGACCAATCATGATTGAGGATGGACCATGATGCATTGCAATGGGGACCATGGGACCATTGCAGTCTTGATACTGCCCTGTATATTATCAGTATCGGATGACCAAGGTTACTGATACAGCAGATCATGAAGTTAAGATATTCCTATATTAGTATGTTGATGATAGGATTGATGATAATGTTGAAGTGCAGGTAGCCCTACCCTGTTTAGAAATGAGATACCAGACATTGATTGTTTGGAAAGTTTCATGATGTACATATTGTACAGATACAAAAATCCATGGCTTTATTCctcaaagtgatcttagcgtgTCATCTGTTGTAGCTGCCATTCCTGAGCTTGGGCTCTGAGCTAAGACAGTTTTGTGGACTGGCATATTAGTGCACCAAAGAACTGTCTGTTAGACTAGATCATCAAATAAAGGATGGTATATGACCCGGTCAGAGATGTCAACCAATCCGATGTTGGAAGAGTTACTCCAAAATGAAATCCACTCTCTGATTTGTCTATAAAAACTCTGATGATATACAAAGtacaaatatatttgtacaAATATGTTCATGAATTTAGAACGTTTGAAATAGCCATTTAGATATGTTTATTTTAGTTAATTATTAGCTGGTTAATTATGCTcagtaattgcatttttcaaGGCTAAATCTAAAGATTTCCATGTGGGAGGCCTGAGCCCTTCTCACACTTACCCCCAAGTTGTACATTAAGGGCTCGGGAATTGCTGTTAACAAGGCATGACTCCACTTTCATTTTATTCAGGGTTGTCATGTCATCCCAGTATGATGATCCAGTTTAGTGTTTTCAGTGACACTGACAATGTGAAAAGagtcaaataaatcaatatatatctgtaatctTAATTGTAAGTTCCAGTAAGATTCATACTTGTCATCAAAActtttttgaaaaagaaaacgaTTGCCACTGCGATGTGTTATATGGTGTACATAATGAAACACCAATATTATTATGATCAGAAATTATGGAATTAGATCTTGACTGAGATTTCTTGCATGATATGTAGATTTAAGTAGAAACACACAGGTTTTTGTG encodes:
- the LOC137265659 gene encoding ankyrin repeat and SOCS box protein 18-like encodes the protein MANFRWKKSAEALEKEIEQDKKLIDSVKAGDEKSVTDLLNEGASPDATEYNRSLFYASKNYLTPLQLAVKLNFPKVVATLIDHCADVNAKDRFDVTAVHMAAEKGHLECLQHLLEGGADCNVSTKYSKYGSYTATPHPGGTTALHLAATNNHVKCTVELIWYGADYNAVDEYGRTSLYIAAQNGFTECVHQHLNNAIRMDILSIPVKDTNETPLHECVRHGLSSCVASLLEHGSDVNHRNDAGMSALHLAVVSGEKYSKRILRDLTTKGYNTDVNLADKQGSSPLHYVCFNDHSNQERRPDAAAFLIAYGADFHIKNKAGDSLLQQELRNQKAERAILESIVNCSLKLPSLELLCPTMCASNPSQQGYNRNENASPSGVSKYEWYRSFCRDPRTLQHCCRYVIRQTLGGQRLRKVPTLPLPTTLKEYLLLDVETFS